From the Paenibacillus sp. MMS20-IR301 genome, the window CTCAGGTCCTCGCGGATCGTTTTTCCCGTCACCTGGAGCTTGTCGCTCAACTCGTTCACGGTTACATCCTTCTGGTTCAGCATAACTTCCATAATCATCTCATGTCGTCGTATCGGGTTCATCCGCCTGCCTCAGCTTTCCGTAGTTGATTTGTTACTATTGTAATTCCTTCATGCCTACGGGGTCCATATCATCGTAACGTTTGTTGTCTCCGGCCATGCTCCAGATGAAGGTGTAGTTATGTGTACCTACGCCGCTGTGAATGGACCAGCTTGGAGAAATAACAGCCTGTTCGTTATGCATAACGATGTGACGGGTTTCGGTCGGTTCGCCCATCAGGTGGAACACAATGGAATCATCCGGCAGATCGAAGTAGAAGTAAGCTTCCATCCGGCGGGGGTGAGTATGCGATGGCATAGTATTCCACATGCTGCCCGGTTTCAGTTGGGTCATGCCCATAACAAGCTGTGCGCTCTGCACGCCGTTCGTATGGATGAAGCGGTGGATGGTACGTTCGTTCGAATTCTCGAGACCGCCCATCGCGCCGGATTCAGACTCTTCAAGCGTAGTTTTGGTAGTAGGGTAGGACTGGTGAGCCGGAGCGGAATTCAGATAGAACTTCGCCGGCTTTGCGCTGTCCGCGCTTTTGAAAATAACATCCTTTACGCCTTGGCCGACATACAGGCATTCTTTGAAATCAACTTCATATTCAGTTCCGTCTACAACAACCGAACCCTTGCCGCCGACATTGATAATGCCCAGCTCACGGCGTTCGAGGAAGTAAGTGACACCAAGCTCTTTCAGGTCAGTTGTAAGGACAACCTCGCCGTTTACCGGATTAGCGCCGCCCACAATCATGCGGTCTTCATGAGTCAGGACAAGCTTCAGTTCGTCCGGTGCAAAAATAACCGGGATGTGGAACTCCTTACGCAGGCGCTCAGTGTCAAATTGCTTCACTTCATTCGGGTGGGATGCAAAACGTCTTTCCATTGAATATTCAATCTCCTTCGGAAAATGTATTTTCGTTCGTATAGGTACAATTTAATCCATATTGGTTCATTTGGCAAGAGATAATCTTTTTTAGTACGTTTAAATTAGTTTGTTTATTCGTTTTTGCGATTGCCTTATGAACTGAATGCGTGCACAATAGAGCTGGAATGATGTAATGGATTCACAGCTTGACCGGGAATTATTAATTAGTTCGGAGGGTGAAGAAAATGGCAGACAGAGAGAATAACCAGACTGCTTATAAGGAACGGCAGCAGGAAATTATCCGCAAGGCTGCACTGGAGGCAGAACGTCTTCCGCTGCTGGACAGCGGATTATGGTTCCACGATGATGTACGGAATAACTTCTATTATGCTTCTTACTTGTTCGCTGCCGCAGTAGACGAGACGCTGGAACTGCCGATAGCCAGGGAGGAGGCGAAGCGGAAGGCTGAGGCGGTGCTGCTGGAGACCGTCCTGCTGCAGAACCGCCAGCCCGGGACTGAGCTGTACGGCCATTGGCCGCTCGGGCTGAATCCAGTGCCACGGGAAGCCGGGTATCATGAACTGCCGGTGGAGATCATGGGCAGCCTGATGGCCTGGTTCTGCAAGCAATATTCCGGCCGGTTCAGCGCCGCGCTGCGCATTGCTTTCCATACCGCCATCGGCCATGTGTACCGCAGCGGCTTCTTCCGGAAGCCGGTAACGACCTTTGGCCATCACGAGGCGAAGTATACGGCAGCGAAGCTGATCTTCGGCCGGCTGTTCGCGGATGATGAACTGCTGGAAGACGGGCGGCATAGCCTGGAGCTGACGCTTGCGCATATCCGGGAGAGAGGCATGCCGGAATACGGCAGCCTGCCGTGGTTCTGGCACTGGGTTCAGGCGTTCACCTGCGCCTGGGAGCTTGAAGAGGATGACAGCATCAAGCATACCCTTAGCGAGATGCTGGACTATCTCTGGAACGAGCGGAGCCAGTGGTACCTGCAGGGTGCCTGGGCCGGCGCGCATTCCCGGGGCTGGCCGCATGATGTGCCGGCGGACGGCAATGTGCTGCACGACTACGTGCAGTTCGGGGATTTCCGGCTGAGTGAGGGGATGCCCCGGACGGAATATGCCGGCTTCCTCTGTTATGCAGTGCCGGAGCAGGTGCGGACAGCCGCGCTGGACCGCCGGACACCTGCCGAGGTCTGCAGGCAGACCGAGAAGGTGGTGGCCGGCGCGGCGGACCGGCAGGCGCCGCTGCATTCCTATGCCTACATCACCGCGGATTACGCGGCGGGCGGCATGTGGGAGCGGGTGGAGGAGTTCGACAACGAGCAGCTGCGCTGGGCATATTCACTGCCGGTCGGTGCAGCGGAAGGCGTGAACCGGCTGTACTTCTTCCATCCGGGGCAAGGCTATTATCCGGGCGATCCGCGGCACCAAAGTGAGCATATGGAAGTGCTCTACCATAAGAACACGGTGATTGCGTTGTTCCCTGTTCCAGCCGGTACAGAGAATACGATTGTCGGCGTGCTGCCGAAGGGCGAATGGGTCAAGCAGCCTTCGGCGCTGTTCGGCTTTGCCGGGAGTGTGTATTTTGCCGTTTATCTGTCGCATGCCTATGAGCTCGAAGAGCGGCAATCTTACCTGGAGGTTACATCGGCAGATATGCCGGGCGGTGTCGTGGTTGAAGCCTTGAGCACCGGGCAGGCTGCAGAGCTGGGCATAAAAGGGCTCCGGCAGTTTGCCGAGGCGGCTGCGCAGCATGCACCTGAGTTCACAGCAGGTGACAAGCTGTCCGTACAGTACACCTCACGGCTTAGCGGAACGCTGCTGCAGCTTAGCAGCGGTGAGCACCCGCAGGCGCTGATTAGCGGCAGTCCGGTATCATTTGATCATTATACTGTTTAAGTGTAAGCTAGTTTATACAGCAGATGCTGAACACCAAAGCCCGGAGACGTGTGTCTGCCGGGCTTATGGTACAGCCCGGGGCTTGGCAGACAGTGCTGTGGAAGCCCTTACATTTCATAGTGGCAACCTGACCGGGTTAGGGTAATATCTTTATAGATACACGGAAAGAATAAGCGGACAATTATGCAGCAGTCAATCTACTACTTAGATGCGGGGGAGCAGCATGACGGAGATGGAATACCGGCTTGAGAAGGATTTT encodes:
- the kduI gene encoding 5-dehydro-4-deoxy-D-glucuronate isomerase; protein product: MERRFASHPNEVKQFDTERLRKEFHIPVIFAPDELKLVLTHEDRMIVGGANPVNGEVVLTTDLKELGVTYFLERRELGIINVGGKGSVVVDGTEYEVDFKECLYVGQGVKDVIFKSADSAKPAKFYLNSAPAHQSYPTTKTTLEESESGAMGGLENSNERTIHRFIHTNGVQSAQLVMGMTQLKPGSMWNTMPSHTHPRRMEAYFYFDLPDDSIVFHLMGEPTETRHIVMHNEQAVISPSWSIHSGVGTHNYTFIWSMAGDNKRYDDMDPVGMKELQ